A stretch of DNA from Zonotrichia leucophrys gambelii isolate GWCS_2022_RI chromosome 28, RI_Zleu_2.0, whole genome shotgun sequence:
gggatgggaatggaatgggggctgtgggatgcGGATctgtgggatccatgggatctgTGAGatggggatcaatgggatccATTGGATGTGGGGGTGTGGGAGTTGTGGGGTGTGGATGGactgggggctgtgggatggggatccATGAGATCCACGGGATGTGGGGGTGTGAGGGCTGTGGGATCCACCTGGGATCCTGAGCCCACAGCCAGGATTCCCCATGGAGGATGAAcacaggaccccaaacccagaactaggaccccaaaaccagaaaTGGGACCCTGAACCCAGAACcagaaccccaaacccagaccTGGATTCTGCATGGAGGATGAAcacaggaccccaaacccaaagccagaaccccaaacccagaacCAGGACCCCAAACCCAGAACTGGGACCCCAGAATCATGACCCCGAACCCAGACCTGGATTCCCCACAGAGGATGAAcacaggaccccaaacccaaagccagaaccccaaatccagccccccaggaccccctccCACCGCTGTGGGCTCACCAGGTAGTTGAGGGCATAGGCCAACTGCTTGGCCACCGTCAGCTTCCACCCCGTGGTCACTGCGCCCCGGTTCTTGCGCAGGTACAGGTCCAGGGGCCCGTGCCGGACGTGCTCCTGCACCAtcacacctgggggcaccccGGGAGGGTcagggggtgctcagggtgccCAGGTGGCACCGTGGCCACCCCCCACCCCTCTGGGCACTCACTGTCCTTGCCGAGGCTGACGCcgtgcagcagcaccaggtgcTTGTGGGACAGCTGGCTCATGGTGCTGGCGGCCTCCAGGAaggactgggacagggacagatggTCAGGGCGGGCCTTGGGGACCCCGAGGTGACCTCATGGAGGCGGCAGTGCCACCCCTCACCTCCAGGCAGTTGCGGTGGCTGCTGTCCATGACCTTGAGCACCACCGGGGTCTGCCGGGCTCCGTCCTCCTCATCCTCGTCCCGTTTGACGCCTTTGTAGATctgggtgaaggagccctggcccaggctctcgccctgggggacacggggacattgcCAGGGGGttcctgtccccctgtgccaccccctgtggccctgccctgccccgtacccgtgtcaggctctgtgGGTCGATCTTGTGGAACATCATCTGCTGCAGGCTGCGGCGCCGCGGCGCGGGaggggacccggggggacaggggaccccgctgCGCACGATCAGCAGGTTGGACTTCTCTGGGGGGCAGAGAGGGCGTGagggggggctggggcaggggacccCCACCTGGGGACCTCATACAGCCAccctgtggtgtcacagactgctctgtgacatcacaacagctctgtgacatcacagactACTCTGTGATATCACAGCCCCCTGTGACATCATAGCCTGCTCTGTGACCTCAGTCATTTTGTGACATCAGAGCAATTCTTTGATGTCATGGCCcgctctgtgacatcacatccactctgtgacatcacagcatgctctgtgacatcacagtcCATTCTAtgacatcacagctgctctgtgacatcacagcttgctctgtgacatcacagccaCTCTGACATCACACTCACTCTGTGACATCATAGCCACTATGTGACATCACATCAGTTCCGTGACATCACAATCACTCTGTGACGTCACAGCCACTCTGAcatcacagcctgctctgtgacctcacagcagctctgtgacatCCCATCTTGCATCTGTGCACATGACAATCACTCTGTACATCACGACCACTCTGACATCACATGCCTTGACTCACCACTCTGACATCATAGCcactctgtgacatcacagcagctctgtgacatCCCACCCCGCTCCACCATGCCCCCCAGGTGTCACCTTTGGCCCGGGGGGGACAGGCCACCTGCAGGCGCATGGGTGCCCCCTCAGCCTGCAGCCCGCGGTGCCCGTaggtgcccagcagctcccgcAGGCTGCAGAACCTCCGCGCCACCCCCGAGAGCCACCAGTGCCCGTCCTCGTCCCGGCGGATCCGGCACCGCTTGTAATCCCGGCCGGAGCGGGTCTGGGGGGGAAACACCGGGGTCAGCATTGAGGGgacccccaggacacccccaaacccctcctgcccCAAGGGGACACTGTGGGTGGCACCGTCCTTGTGTCACCGCCCTGcaagtgccagggctgtgctgccctcctggTGCCCTGGGGGTCCTGCCCGGTGTCCCGGGGGTCTCCTGGGGGGTCTCACCTGCACGCACACGGTCAGCAGGTAACTGTCAAAGTCCTGGGGGCTGCGGcgcagcaggaacagccccgGGGCACCCCCGGCTGCCTCCAGCTTGTTCACAGCAAACTCGGcactgccaagggcagggatggccatGGTGCCACTCAGGGGTATTGTGggcacaccctgtgccctccccctgtgccctcctcctgtccccattccctgtgtccatccctgtgccctcctctgTGCacaccccctgtgccacccctgtgtccccctccatgcccatccctgtgccctccctgtcACCATGCCTTGTGCCCAttcctgtgccctccctgtgcccatcccctgtgccccctccccaaacccagcagatcCCCGTGGAGCCCCACCCAGGCCAGGGGTGGCTCcgtcccctccatccctgcattcCCTCGGGcttgggggtgcccagggggtCCCAGTACCCAATTCCCAGAGGTTCCCAGCACCTGGTGCCCAGGGGTTCCTGGTACCCAATTCCCAGGGTTTCCCAGCACCTGGTGCCCAGGGTttcccagtgcccagtgcccagggcGTCCTGGTACCCAATTCCCAGGGTTTCCTGGTACCCAATTCCCCGAGGTTCCTGGTACCAAATTCCCAGAGGTTCTTGGTGCCTGGTGCCCAGGGTCCAGTGACCAGTGCCCAAGTGGCCCAATGGGGTCCTGGTACCCAATTCCCAGGGGTTCCTGGTACCCAGTTCCCAGGGTTTCCCAGCACCCGgtgcccagggtgtcccagtgcccaggggtTCCTGGTACCCAATTCCCAGGGGCTCCTGGTACCCAGTTCCCCGGGGTTCTTGGTACCAAATTCCCAGAGGTTCCTGGTGCTTGGTGCCCAGGgtttcccagtgcccaggggctCCTGGTACCCAATTCCCAGGGTTTCCATAGGTACGGCCCATATATTCCCGGTGAAGGTTCCTGGTACCAAATTCCCAGGAGTTCCTGGTGCCTGGTGCCCAGGGTttcccagtgcccagtgcccaAGGGGTCCTGGTACCCAATTCCCCAGGGTTCCTGGTACCCAATTCCCGGGGTTTCCCAGCACCCGGTGCCCAGagtgtcccagtgcccagggtCCACCCAATTCCCAGTGTTTGAATTCCTCTGGTACCCAATTCCCAGAGGTTCCTGGTGCCTGGTGCCCAGGGtttcccagtgcccaggtggcccaGGGTCCCACCTGTCCAggcccagccattcccagggtTTCCTGGTACCCAATTCCCCGGGGTTCCTGGTACCCAATTCCCAGAGGTTCTTGGTGCCTGGTGCCCAGGgtttcccagtgcccagggttTCCCAGCACCCGGTGCCCAGGGTGTCCCGCTGCCCACCTGATGGGCCCGTGGCACTGGTTCTCCAGGTCCTCCAGCAGCCGTGGcggtgccacctccctgcagaAGTAGTGCTGGGCGTCCGCCGTCAGCCGGTAATAACCATCGAGCAGAGCCACGAAGGAGTGAGCCTCCCGCAGCGTGGAGAACTCCACCTCCTGCGTGCGGAAAACGCCAATCTCTTGGTTTTAAACTTGTAAATGTTTCATAggaataaaatggttataaaaatagtaataaaattataatattgtAAATGCttcatagtaataaaatggttataaaaatagtaataaaattataatttggacaatttgaattaggacaatatgagacaataaatacaaagagttacggatatccgggtacctttttctgggcagcctgagcccaaaaaaggacacagTTAACACAGGATTAActcttaaaagcaatagcccattgtatattcatacacttcatacatgatgcataaattccattcaaatacaggattctgtctggtcatcgtcaacttcttcctctgaatcccaACAGTGCctttgaggcaggaagaagttcatttcttctgataagagggcaataaattcttttcctctgaaagattcaggtgtcctgtggctgctatcttgctgcgagtcctttcttttaaaaaagtctcctacatagcacagtttctattttaacaatttttataacctaaaactatatttaccacactacttCAGAGAACtaacacagcatcactttctaacacaacacatataacatTCACTTCAATATTTGCGAAgagccaatcataaaatacatgcatttttcacactgtgCCAGCCTTGGTGTCACCCCCTTGTCCCCCCGCAGCCCTCCTGGGGttccccaaacccttcctgagCTCACCAGCACCCGGTTGTCGGCCTTGGTGACGGTGACCAGCCGGTTCTCCACGGCGCCGCCGCCGTCGCGGCTCGCCGCCTGCTTGATGCTGATGTCGGCGATGTCGGGGAAGTCACAGAAGTGCTGGCGGCTCTGTGAGGGGACAGCAAAGGTGACAATCCCATCCTGGCAgccacacccagccaccccGGAGCACCTCGGAGCCACCATAGCTCCAGGCCATgcctgttgtagtgtgtttttatactttgtaatggttttggttttttatccccgtatttttcccaaatggttTACCCCAGATTGTTCcccctccctctgcctgtgcaatccctttcctttcctgagatcattcccaaatccccaccctggctctctgtcagtcatcccatcccctccatctaGAACTTTCTGTCCAGGACATCGAGTGATTATCCAGAGGCCAGGGGTCAACCCCCCAAGTGTTACCCCATACTCTGTCCTAAATGTCCATTCCCCAGTATCCATaccttaatttttcttattaGTCAGTAAAATGTTATTATCTACTTTAGGTTTCCACCTCCCTTTCAGTGTAACCTTGGCACCTCTCTGGGGCTCTGAACAGGAGCCCCCTGAGGTTTGTAGGGGCTCCTTGGAGCTCCTGAAATAAATCTTGGATTAATCCCTGCTAAGAGTCAGCCCCTTCATCTTCAGCTGTTGTTCCAGcatctcctctgctgcaggggatcagcctggctgtccttctgtccttctgTAACCCCCaggatcagcctggctgccctctgcacctccagggatcagcctggctgcctttggtacccctgggatcagcctggctgccttcGGTACCCCCaggatcagcctggctgcctttggtACCCCCGGGATCATCCTGGCTGCCTTTGGTACCCctgggatcagcctggctgcctttggtACCCCCaggatcagcctggctgcctttggtACCCTGgggatcagcctggctgcctttggtACCCCCgggatcagcctggctgcctttgtTACCCTtgggatcagcctggctgcctttggtacccctgggatcatcctggctgcctttggtacccctgggatcagcctggctgccttctGTACCCCGAGGATCATCCTGGCTGCCCTCTGCACCTCCAgggatcagcctggctgccttcGGTACCCCCaggatcagcctggctgcctttggtACCCCAgatcagcctggctgctttGTCCTCGAGTTTATCTGGCTGTTTTGTACCTggatcagcctggctgccttcGGTACCCCGAGGATCATCCTGGCTGCCTTTGGTACCCCCAggatcagcctggctgctttTGGTACCCctgggatcagcctggctgcctttggtACCCCTGGGATCAGCCTGGCTCCTTTTGGTACCCctgggatcagcctggctgTTTTTGGTACCTCGAGGATCATCCTGGCTGCCTTTGGTAACCCCaggatcagcctggctgcctttggtACCCCCgggatcagcctggctgcctttggtACCCCCAGGATCATCCTGGCTGCCTTTGGTACCCCAGAgatcagcctggctgctttTGGTACCCCTGGGATCAGCCTTTCTGCCTTTATTACCCTTGAGATCAGCCTGGCTCCTTTTGGTACCCctgggatcagcctggctgcctttggtACCCCCGGATCAGCCTTTCTGCCTTTGTACCTCTtgggatcagcctggctgccttctGTACTGGGATCAtctggctgcccctgcacctCAGGGATCATCCTGGCTGGCTTTGGTACCCCAGGATCAGCCTTTCTGCCTTTGTTACCCTtgggatcagcctggctgccttctGTACCCTGAGGATCATCCTGGCTGCCTTTGGTATCCCTGGGATCATCCTGGCTGCCTTTGGTAACCCCAGAgatcagcctggctgctttTGGTACCCCTGGGATCAGCCTTTCTGCCTTTATTACCCTTGAGATCAGCCTGGCTCCTTTTGGTACCCCTGGGATCAGTCTGGCTGCCCTCTGCACCCCCaggatcagcctggctgcctttggtACCCCCAGGGCACGAGACAGTCCCCTCCCCATGCTGTTCACTGCCTCAGGGCTGGCCGGGGATCCCTCAGTGACTCTCAGAGACACCCCAACACCGGAGCACCTCAGAGCCACCGCAGCTCCAGGCCACGCCACTGTCGCCGCACACGTGGATGGTGACGGGAGCCGCGGATCCGGGCGAGCGCACGTGGAAAATCTCCTCGCTGCGGCGGCGCTGGAGCCGCTCCAGGTCCAGCAGGTACTTGAGCTTCAGGTGCGGCGCGTCGGGCCCGCAGCCCCCCAGGCGCCGCAGGGATTTGCCGAAGCGGCGCCGCAGGCGCTTGCGGGTCACGAAGTTGTGCTGCTGGATCTGCGAGCGCAGCGGCGCCGGCAGGCACGACTTGTAGCTGTGGGGAGCGGAGTGGGGTGTCCCCGGGGGTGTCACAgtgtccctgggggtgtcacagtgtccccatgggattcaggctgtccccagggctgtcacaCTGTCCTCATGGGAttcaggctgtccccaggggtgccACACTGTCCCTATGGGATTCAGGCTGTCCTTGGGAGTGTCAGGGTGTTCCCAGGGGTTTTGGAgtgtccctggggctgtcacactgtccccatgggtgccacactgtccccatgggtttcagggtgtccctggtggtgctgggctgtccccatgggtgccacactgtccccatgggATTCAGGCCATCCCCAGCCAtgctgggctgtccccatgggtgTTCAATGTCCCTTGGCGATTCAGGCCCTCCCCAGCCATGCCAGGGTGTCCCTTATGGGTGTCACACTGTCCCCATGGGTATCACACTATCCCTGGGGATGTCACACTGTCCCCATGGGAttcaggctgtccccaggggtgtcaCACTATTCCCATAGGTTTCTGGCTGTCCCCGGGGGTtctgggctgtccccatgggtgtcacactgtccctgtgggttcacactgtccccatgggtgTCACACTGTCCCTATGGGATTCAGGCCATCCCCAGGGgtgtcacactgtccccagggatgtcacactgtccccaggggtgtcactgtccctgtctcACCTGACGTGGCTGCAGACCTGCGCAGGGCTCTGCCGCTGCTCCTGGGCGATGCGCAGCATGTCCAGCACGGCCAGGCTCAGGCACTGCTCCTGCgagggcaggctcagccccaCGGCCACGCGGCCCCCGATGAAATCACTGCGGGACTGGGAGGGGCACGAGGCTCAGGGGGGGCTCTCCCATctcctgggacccccccaaaccgTGCCAGTGTCACCCTCGTGTCCCAGGGGCCCTGGGAGTCACAtcctgcccaggctctgcctccctgtccctggggtgtgTCCCCATCAGGGGACAGTGacccgaggaggaggaggagaggggtcTGAACATCCCAAAAACACCCCTGGCATGATCCTGGTTCCCACAGGTGACAGAGAGAGCCCaggggatgaggaggaagagaagagaagagaagagaagagaagagaagagaagagaagagaagagaagagaagagaagagaagagaagagaagagaagagaagagaagagaagagaagagaagagaagagaagagaagagaagagaagagaagagaagagaagagaagagaagagaagagaagagaagagaagagaagagaagagaagagagaagaggggtcAGAACACTCCAAAACTACCCCCGGCATCATGCCAGTCCCCACAGGCGACAGAGAGAGCCtgggggatgaggaggaggaggaagaggaggaggaggaggcaggctggcagcactCACCTGGGCGAACAGGTAATCAATGACAGGATAatccaggacagggctggcccggCCATTGAGCAGCTGGAAGCGGTGGGACTGTCCCAGTCCGCACCAGTTGGGGAAGAAGAACCTGATGGGGACAGAGGAGGGGTCTCAGTGTCCCCCAGAGAGCAGGACCCCAGGGATGTCAGGGAAGGGTGGGAGCCTCACCGGATCCTGTACACCACGACCTGGCTGCAGGACTCGTCCACGGTGAACACGTGGTTGGGGGGGAACCAGCAGCTCAGGTCCTCGGTGGCCAGGGCGAAGAGCGGGTGGCACACGGGCAGCACGCCTGGGGACAGACACGGGGCTGGGACCTGAGCCCGTGGCCAGGGgctcagctcagggctgagaccccacagccacagccaggatCCCCTGGCAAGGATGTGCTGGGGACGCTGAGCCCATCACCAGGATCCTGAGCTCATGACTGGGCCCCAAACCCACAGGCAGGACCCAAATCCCACTGCTGGGATCTGGAGTTCAAAGCCAGAATTCTCTGCTGAGGATGAGCACAGGACCCCATTCCCCCATCCAGGACCTACCACTCCAGACCCATTCCCCAATCCGACCCCATCTCCACATCCAGGACCCGTACCCCAACAGACACCATTTCACACCAGGACCGTACCACACCAGGACCATTCCAATCCAGGACCCATCTCCACATCCAGACCCCACCCCCAAACAGAACCCCTTCCCACCCAGGACCCGTACCCACCCAGGACCATCCCATCCAGGACCATCCAATCAGACCCGTACCCACACCCAGGACCCCATTTTCACACCAGGCCCATTCTCCACCAGGACCCCATACCCACCAGACCCATACCCCACCAGGACCCATTGTCCATCAGACCTTCCCCCATCCAGGACACCATTTCCACTTCTAGGGCCCCGTACCCACACCCAGGACCCCATTCCCCAATCCAGGACCCCATCTCCACATCCAGGACCCCATACCCCCAAACAGAACACCCATTTCCACACCCAGGACCCCGTACCCACACCCAGGACCCCGTACCCATATCCAGAACCACATTTCCACTCCTAGGACCCCGTACCCACACCCATGACCCCATTCTCCCATCCAGGACCCCATTCCCACACCCCAGACCCTCCACCCCAGCAGGTCCCCCCGTGCCCGTCGCTCACCGCAGGCTTTGGCAGCGCGCACGCAGAGCTCCTCGGCCGTGTACTCGCCGAAGGTGAAGCTGAGCGTgcccgcggcgctgcccggggccCGGTGCGGGCCGGGGGCCCGGTGGTACAGGAACACCTGCAGGGTGCCGCTCTCGGCCGACgagaggctgcaggagcggCCCCCGATCAGCGGCGTCTCCTCGCCCAGCGGGGCCATGGCGGGCGCTGCAAGGAAAGGGAGACTCAGGGTCACCCCTTTGTCCCACCCTCATCATCCTCCCCGCGGTCAAACCCCGCAGCAGCACCcgcagggctgggatgggccgctgctgggaaggagggaggggaaactgaggcgcGCGGTTGGATATTCTCCcactctcccagcctgtcccacccTCCTGGCTACTCCTCCTCTATCTCAGCGCTCTCGGGGTGAGCGGGGGGAcccggctccatccccgctTCCATCCGGCCTCTATTTCCGTTCCATCCCCGGCTCCAACCCGGCTACATGCCCGGCCCTATCCCCAGTTCTATCCCGCACCCATtccccggctccatccccggTTCCACCCCCGATTCCATCCCCGGTTCCATCCCCGGTCCATCCTggctccatcccggctccatccccggcTCCATCTCCGGctccatcccagttccatccctgccccatcccggttccatcccagctccatccccagctccatcccggGCTGCAtccccggctccatccccggTTCTATCACGGCCCCATCTCGGTCCCATCcccggctccatccctgccccatcccggTTCCATCCCGAGCTGGCCGCCCCCCCGGCTCCCCCCCGGTACCTCCCCgggcctggggagggggtcccgGACGGGCTGCGCTGCCAAATCGGGGTTCTGGGGGTGCGTAGGTGGCTGCGAGCGAAGGGGAGATAAAAAATCCCCCGGGCGACTTCCTTCCTGCCCGAGGCCTCCTGGGCGGGCGGCTTCCTGCCAGGGGAGGGGGGACAGAACGCGACACCCCGGGGCGCAGCCAGGGAGTGTCGGGAGGGTGGAGGGCTGAAAACCTGGGCACCCCCGGGCACACTCTGGGCACCCCCAGGACTCCCTGGACACCCCCGGGCGTCCCTTTGGGCAAACCTGGGGACAATCTGGGCACTCTCGGGGACTCTCTGGGCACCCCCGGAAACCCTCTGGGTACCTCCAGGGATCTCTGGGCACCCCCGGGGACAATCTGGGCACTCTCAGGGACTCTCTGGGCACCCTCGAGCATCCTCTGGGCACCCGCGGCCATCCCTTTGGGCACCCCCGAGGACActctgggcacccctggggaCAATCTGGGCACCCCCGGGGACACTCTGGGTATACCCTCGGGCATCCCTCCATGGGCACCCCTGGGGACAATCTGGGATCCCCCAGGGACACTCTGGGTACCCCCGGGGACCCTTTGGGCACTCTCGAGCATCCTCTGGGCACTCCCGGCCACCCCTCTGGGCACCCCCGGGCACACTCTGGGCACCCCCGGGTGCTGGCACCCTGGGTATCACAGGCACGGGGGATGCTCAGCCAGGGCGCTGCCAGCCCCCCATTGCTGCCACTCCCAGTGCCTCTCCTGGCCCCGGTCCTGTCCTGGTGCCACCGCGGGGCTGGGCGTgtgccagccccgggcccgTGCGGTGTCACACGTCCCCGCCCGGCGGATGTGGCCCAAACTCgttgttttttcccctggagctgctccaagcccGCTCGGCGAGGAGGAGGCGCCGCGGCGGGGAGGGGAAggggtcctgccctgccctgtgcccccctcCTGGGCCACGTggtggggacagtgccaccaccagggctggaggaaggg
This window harbors:
- the JAK3 gene encoding tyrosine-protein kinase JAK3; the protein is MAPLGEETPLIGGRSCSLSSAESGTLQVFLYHRAPGPHRAPGSAAGTLSFTFGEYTAEELCVRAAKACGVLPVCHPLFALATEDLSCWFPPNHVFTVDESCSQVVVYRIRFFFPNWCGLGQSHRFQLLNGRASPVLDYPVIDYLFAQSRSDFIGGRVAVGLSLPSQEQCLSLAVLDMLRIAQEQRQSPAQVCSHVSYKSCLPAPLRSQIQQHNFVTRKRLRRRFGKSLRRLGGCGPDAPHLKLKYLLDLERLQRRRSEEIFHVRSPGSAAPVTIHVCGDSGVAWSCGGSESRQHFCDFPDIADISIKQAASRDGGGAVENRLVTVTKADNRVLEVEFSTLREAHSFVALLDGYYRLTADAQHYFCREVAPPRLLEDLENQCHGPISAEFAVNKLEAAGGAPGLFLLRRSPQDFDSYLLTVCVQTRSGRDYKRCRIRRDEDGHWWLSGVARRFCSLRELLGTYGHRGLQAEGAPMRLQVACPPRAKEKSNLLIVRSGVPCPPGSPPAPRRRSLQQMMFHKIDPQSLTRGESLGQGSFTQIYKGVKRDEDEEDGARQTPVVLKVMDSSHRNCLESFLEAASTMSQLSHKHLVLLHGVSLGKDSVMVQEHVRHGPLDLYLRKNRGAVTTGWKLTVAKQLAYALNYLEDKKIPHGNVSAKKVLLAREGDMAGGSPPFIKLNDPGVSVTVLARDMLVERIPWVAPECVSDPGSLALPADKWGFGATLWEIFSGGNMPLSLLEPQRKLEFYQSQQQLPAPRWPELAALVSQCMEYEPQRRPCFRALIRDLNSLITSDYELLSDLSPADVTLRDGFWGHECLAMSQDPEQFQERHLKYISLLGKGNFGSVELCRYDPLGDSTGELVAVKRLQQDSAKEIRDFEREIQILHSLQHDFIVRYRGVCYSRGMRGLRLVMEFLPNGCLRDFLQKNQPRLEHRTLLLYAWQICKGMEYLGAQRCVHRDLASRNILVESDSHVKIGDFGLAKLLPQDKDYYVVREPGQSPVFWYAPESLADNIFSCASDAWSFGVLLYELFTYSSKSKSPSEEFLRMMGTARPPQIICHLLELLKDNRRLPAPAGCPSEVYALMMSCWAFTPGARPTFGELSPKIEALRDGRSKTRG